The genomic region ACACCTCGTCCAGTTCGGCGTGGTAGTCGCGATCGGTGAAGTCGACGGCGATGATCTCGTCCACCTCCGGATCCGCGAACAGGGTGCGCAACGGAATGTTGTCGATGTATCCGCCCTCGACGTAATAGTCGCCCTGCATGCGGATGGCAGCGAAGTACGGGATTGTCGTGATGCCCGCAAGAAACACGTCCATGAAACGGTCCAGCGCCGGCGCGTCGATCTGCGCGAGCAACTCGTTCGCGCTGAAATACTCGACTTGTCGCCGCGTCAGGTTGGACGCCACGATGTCCCAGCGCGCGGAGCCGAGCGCGCGCCCGAGTGTCTTGCGCCGCGCCGGGTCGTCGAGCAGCAGCGACTTGCGGCAGCGGTCCTTGTTCACCTTGAGGAGATGCGCGCCGTTGGGCAGCAGCGTCGGGCGCAAGCCGAGGAAGTTGGAGAAGACGTCGAGGGTGTCACCGAGACTCAAGCGCAAGGTCTTGGTGAGCACGGGCGGCAGTTCTTCCTGCGCCTCGTCCCACATCAGGCAATCGAGCACGATATTGTTGCCGGAACTGGTGGAGGTGAGGTGCACCACGGGCACCCCGTGGCGGCGCAGCCACACCAGCGCACCCTCGGTGTAGAAGCTGCGATAGCCGCCGCCCGCGGCGACGAATCCATATCGTTTCATGATTCTTCTCCCTGTGCGTCGCGCGCGGTTCGAGCACGGCGCAGACGCGACCGATTCGGGGTAAGATAACGCTCTCCCCGCATCAGTGGCATCGTCGGCACGGTCGGGGCAGATGTCAACAAGCTGCATGCGCTACGGGAGGAGAGCCCAGGCCGTTCGCGCATGGGATGACGCGAGCCACTCACGGCGCGACCTGCGCGCGGGTCGTGGTCGCGTGGCAACCGGGCTCACTACCGAATGGAGAGCAAGCATGCAAGTCAAAGGGAGCGTGGTCGTCATCACGGGTGGCGGAAGCGGCATCGGCGAGGTCGTCGCGAAGGAAATGGCCAAGGGCGGCGCGAAGGTCGTCCTCGGTGACATGAACCAGGAAGGTCTCGATCGCGTCGTGAGCGAGATCAAGGCCGCGGGTGGCGAGGCGATCGGGGTTGCCGGCAACGTCACCAAGGAAGAAGACGTCGCGGCGTTGATGGACGCGGCGATATCCACGTTCGGCGCCATCAACGTCGTGTTCGCCAATGCCGGGATCATCTCGGACGGTCTGGTGGTCAACACGGACAAGACCGGCAAGGTGAAGAGCGTGATGAGCCTCCAAGCCTTCAAGTCGGTCATCGAAGTCAACCTGGTCGGTGCCTTCCTGACGGTGCGCGAGAGCGTGCGGCGGATGGTCGACAACGGCTGCAAGGGCGTCGTCATCCTGACCTCCTCGATCAACCATACCGGACAGGTCGGTCAGATCAACTATTCGTCGACCAAGGCCTCTCTCGCTTTGTGGCCGAAGATTCTGGTCGGCGAACTCGCCATGAAAGGCATCAGTGGCATCCGCGTGGCGGCCATCGCTCCCGGATACACGGCCACCCCGATCCTGCTCGGGATGAACCAGGAGGCGCTCAACGCCATCCTCAAGGATGTGCATGTCGGGCGACTGGTGGAGCCAACGGAGATCGCGTCTGCGTTCCGCTTCATCGTCGAAAACGATGCCGTGGACGGAACCTTGATCGAAGTGACCGGCGGGGTCACCTACGGGGCACGGCAGCGCGCCAAGTAATGCCTCGCCGCGCGGCGCGTCGGGTTTGCTTCCGGCGCGTCGGGCGCGCGAATCCGCATCCTGATGATTCACGTCCAAACGCGGGATCGACGGCGTCAGCGCACGTCGTGGCGTTGCTTCGGCCCTGCATCGAGGGAGGATTGACTCATGGCGGTTAGAAAGATGAAAAGGGGGGCGGCCCTGGTCGGAGCGGGAATGACCTCGTTCGGCGCCTTTCCCGGCCTCAACACGCGCGACATGTTCGTCGACGCATTCCGCGAAATGCGGGCATCGGTCGACAAGGGATTCGACCCGAAGGACATCGATGCACTCGTCATCGGCAACTACAGCAGCACGATGTTCGAAGGGCAGAACTTCATGGGGCCCTTCGTCGCCGACTCGGTGGGCCTGACACCCATTCCCGCGACGCGCACCGAATGCGCGTGCGCGAGCAGCGGTCTCGCCTTCCGGCAGGCGCTGATGGCGATCGGCTCGGGCATGGCGGACGTGGTGCTGGTCGGCGGTCTGGAGAAGGAAAGCGACCTGCCCATCGCACGCGTGACGGACGTGCTCGCCACCGCGAGCGACAGCCTGTACGAGAACCCGGCGGGCTTCACCTTCCCGGGCCTTTACGCCACCCTGGCCACGGCGTACATGCATCAGTACGGCGCCACGCCGGACACCTTCATGCAGATCGCCATCAAGAACCACGAGAACGGCGCTCTCAACCCGAAGGCCCAGTTCGGCGCCC from Betaproteobacteria bacterium harbors:
- a CDS encoding SDR family NAD(P)-dependent oxidoreductase; its protein translation is MQVKGSVVVITGGGSGIGEVVAKEMAKGGAKVVLGDMNQEGLDRVVSEIKAAGGEAIGVAGNVTKEEDVAALMDAAISTFGAINVVFANAGIISDGLVVNTDKTGKVKSVMSLQAFKSVIEVNLVGAFLTVRESVRRMVDNGCKGVVILTSSINHTGQVGQINYSSTKASLALWPKILVGELAMKGISGIRVAAIAPGYTATPILLGMNQEALNAILKDVHVGRLVEPTEIASAFRFIVENDAVDGTLIEVTGGVTYGARQRAK
- a CDS encoding patatin-like phospholipase family protein codes for the protein MKRYGFVAAGGGYRSFYTEGALVWLRRHGVPVVHLTSTSSGNNIVLDCLMWDEAQEELPPVLTKTLRLSLGDTLDVFSNFLGLRPTLLPNGAHLLKVNKDRCRKSLLLDDPARRKTLGRALGSARWDIVASNLTRRQVEYFSANELLAQIDAPALDRFMDVFLAGITTIPYFAAIRMQGDYYVEGGYIDNIPLRTLFADPEVDEIIAVDFTDRDYHAELDEVYGKNPLMVLLNSIDMNLLVTDIQMNLPAMGVLRQAQLINRVLEAAGRDSIEIDGKVYRRKPLHVLRPHNLKSMTIALRDSRLQKEYFELGQQEMEGLLQPLPTTA